GCTGTGGAGCACAAGGAATCATCGGCGAGATACGATTGGACCGAGGAATGGTATCCGCTGTACCTCACCAATCAAGTGCCCGACGACGCGCCGCTAGGGCTCACAGTGTTCGACAAGCAGGTTGTGCTGTTCAAGGACGGCGATGGAGTAATTAGGTGTTACGAAGATCGTTGCCCCCACAGGTTTCTTCTCCTATCTGGAATTTAGGTGGAATGGAaggatttttttgttgaatatgtCAAATTTGAGTTGGATCTTGTTGATATGGATGCAGTTGTTATAGCGATTAATTAGTGAGTGTGATGATTTCAGAATGTCTGCACTACTTTCTAAATAATGAGTTAATGTGCAGATTATTGAGGTTAATTAAGGTGAGATTAATGGATGTAGTTAGAATTATAGTTTTAGTGTAGATGTGTTTAATTGACTGATTGTGATGCATAATATAGCTGTTATTATATGCAATTTTTGAAGGTTAGCAAAGCTGTCTGAGGGCCAATTATATGATGGAAGATTGGAGTGTTTGTACCATGGCTGGCAGTTTGAAGGAAATGGTAAATGTGTGAAGATACCTCAGGTCTATTGTTATCTACAATAGTTCTTAAAGTTGAAGATGTTCAAGAAGTTTTAAGGTGAatgattttatcaatattgaCTAGATATGGTTTTCTCGACAGCTCTCAGCAGGTGCGAAAATCCCTGCATCGGCTTGTGTGAGGACTTACGAGATCAAGGATTCACAAGGCGTGATATGGATTTGGATGTCGCACAAGACTCCTCCTAATATTGAAAAGATCCCTTGGTTTGAGAATTTTGATAGACCTGGTTTTCGAGATGTTTCAACCATCCATGAGCTCCCGTATGATCATTCCATCCTTTTAGAGAACCTCATGGATCCTGCTCATGTTCCTATCTCACACGACAGAACGGATTGGACAGCTAAAAGGGAGGATGCCACTGCTCTATTTTTTGAGGTGGTGGAAAGAACTGATCGAGGCTTTGCAGGCCATTGGGGTAGAGAGAAAGATCGGTCAATTCCAGACTACATACCGAACTTTCTGAGGTTTGAGGCGCCTTGTGTGCTTCAGAACAACCGGGAAATTGTTGACAAGAATGGTGAGAGGAACTACTTCACGGGGCTGTTTCTATGCAGGCCATCTGGACAGGGGAAGTCAATGCTTATAGTCAGGTTTGGGAATACAAGACAGCCACCACCCATGTTGAAACTGTTTCCTCGATGGTACTTCCATCAGAATGCTTGTAAGGTATTCGAGCAAGATATGGGCTTCCTTTCATCTCAGAACGAAATCCTTATGAAGGAGAAAGTTCCAACAAGGAAGCTTTACATCAATTTGAGGTCATCAGATGTTTGGGTGGCTGAGTACAGGAAATGGATGGATAAAGTGGGGCATGGGATGCCTTACTACTTTGGGCATAGCTCGATTTCTCTGCCAGAAATTCCAGCAGTAGTTGAGCATGCTCCGGCTGGATTCGTTGCCAATTTCTCAGCCTCTCAGCCAGCTAAGGGTGGGATTGGGACAATGGAAGCACCAAACCCTGCCAACAGATACTTTCGGCATGTGGTCCATTGCAAGGGGTGCATGAGCGTCGTGAAATCTTCTCATTCGTGGAAGAACGCTCTATCCGTTGCTGCTGCCGTATCCACGACATTGGCAATTCTTGTTTCCGCAAGGCAGTGGAAGGTGCTGTTCCTGCTCTCGACTGCAGTTCTGTTGGCCGGGGTACAAATCTGTTCAACTATCATTGCAATGAACACAACCAACTTCATCAGAACGCATAGAAGGATGTGATTCAGGAGAGTAAATTATAAGTTTTCATTTCTTACAAATTTTAGGTGTGCTGTATTGATTTCTCAGTGGCTCAGGATTTGCTCATTCCTGGGTAAGTATGTATTGGTTTTACATCTGTATGCTAGGTTAAAATTTCTGTTACATAAAACATGTTTGTTTGCAATACAGGTTCATgcaaaaattatttgaacgtTACTTTTTCGGCACCAAACATAAAAACTGTAGTAGATAAAAAACTAAGTTGACCAAGAACAGTTTATCGGAAGCTGGAATCTTTCATGTTCAATGCTCTTGGGTCTAGCAGTATGATGATCTTCATTTATGTATTTGCCGACATTgtactaaatatatatacagtaTCACTCCAACTCCCACCTACCTGCACTCGTTCAATTCCTCTCTCTTTACTCTTCAaccaagagagagagagaggagcaGATATTGAATTGATGCAGAGAAGAAGAGCATTTACTGACTGTTTGTCACTGTTCCAATTTTCAAAACCTGCCTCA
The genomic region above belongs to Salvia hispanica cultivar TCC Black 2014 chromosome 3, UniMelb_Shisp_WGS_1.0, whole genome shotgun sequence and contains:
- the LOC125213609 gene encoding protein TIC 55, chloroplastic-like, producing MALLQLPPILAAAALPSHLEKLPRTNARITLSTTQTPSNPRHHQLKRNRHKLSAVAEGIAAAAGDESVIQEDEAVEHKESSARYDWTEEWYPLYLTNQVPDDAPLGLTVFDKQVVLFKDGDGVIRCYEDRCPHRLAKLSEGQLYDGRLECLYHGWQFEGNGKCVKIPQLSAGAKIPASACVRTYEIKDSQGVIWIWMSHKTPPNIEKIPWFENFDRPGFRDVSTIHELPYDHSILLENLMDPAHVPISHDRTDWTAKREDATALFFEVVERTDRGFAGHWGREKDRSIPDYIPNFLRFEAPCVLQNNREIVDKNGERNYFTGLFLCRPSGQGKSMLIVRFGNTRQPPPMLKLFPRWYFHQNACKVFEQDMGFLSSQNEILMKEKVPTRKLYINLRSSDVWVAEYRKWMDKVGHGMPYYFGHSSISLPEIPAVVEHAPAGFVANFSASQPAKGGIGTMEAPNPANRYFRHVVHCKGCMSVVKSSHSWKNALSVAAAVSTTLAILVSARQWKVLFLLSTAVLLAGVQICSTIIAMNTTNFIRTHRRM